Below is a genomic region from Deltaproteobacteria bacterium.
GGCCGCTCGTTTCATCGTCATACTTAGAAAGCGTGATCTCCTGCAACTTTCCTGTCTGCTGAATGTGGTTCACGGCCGCGGCCAGATCCAGAATTGGCCTGGTAATGATGCGGCTCAGGCCAACGATCAGAATGGAAATAACAATAATGGTTAACACGGTCACGAGAAACATCACATCAATCTGTTTGTACCCGGCCCATATTGTAAGGTTGCTTCTGTCCACCAGAACAACCCCGCCAAAGACGATCGGCTTCCGATCAGGGGCAATATTGAAATGGATGGGGGCATAGCCGTGAAAGTGGAGAGTGCTTGATGGGTTGCGATATTCTCCCAGGTCGATCATCCTGACCGATCCGTGTCTCCCACTGCGGACGTCCTTTACAATGTGCCAATAATCTTTATCCAGAGAACTGGGCCTGAAACGAAATCCAAAACCAGGTTTTTCAACCATGGCTTCCTCAATCTGGGGCGCCCCAGGGTCAGCAGGCAGCTTCTTGAGGTTTCCCGGGGTCTCCTCTGAGTGAAACAGAATCGATCCCTCTTTATCAAAGAGATAACCATAGATTGGTGGCGAACCACCCGTACGGGCGAACAGGGGGGACTGCGGAGAACTGATTTGAGAGAGTATCTTCAGAAGTTGGCGAGCGTCCACAGACAGCAGCAAGACACCAGCCTTGGAACCATTTTCATCATAGTAAGGCGTTACAAACCGTATTATTTTGGCTGGTTCCTTATTGGCATCCCGGTCCCCCAGTCCAAAAGGGTAGACAACATCTATGACGTCTGAAATCCAGACCTCACCATTTTTCAACTGGCTAACATGATATGCCAAAGTAAGAGGGCTCGGGCTGATCATGGCCACATGTTCGGCTCGAACGGAACATATGTCGTCGCCCACAGCCGCAACGTATACATGGTCTTGCCCATTTTGTGAGATAAAGCCAAGCTCGCTGTACGGCACCCCACTTATGTTCCTGCGAGATTTAAGCAAACTGTGGAACCTTGATCTCGTGATAGGTCTTTGCGCGACATCCAGCAGATTCTCTTTGCATTGCCCGAGCAAAATCTCAAAATCGCGGGCAAGGGCAACGGTCTTGATCTGAAGACTCTCCTTGACCGCCTCGTCCAAAAATTTACTAGAAAACCAAAGGGTTATATAGCCGGTCAGGATAAGAATAACCACCACGGACGGGATCAATGCAACCAAAAGCTTTGTTCGGAGTCGCCAAGTCTTAAAACCATGGCGCATCAAAGACAGGGGGAACTGACCGTAGTCATGATGAAGAGTGCCCATCCTCTAACCCTTTAAAATCATGTCGTTAAGATCGTTAAGACACGATGGCCGCAATCTTAAAAGCTGCTTCTCGCAAAATCTCGCATTCATCTGATTATCACCTACTCTGGGGCACGTCAAGAGATTTTGTAGATGTCACGAAGATAGTCGTGTTCACCTATACTGGCCTTGCCAACGATGCGCTTTTTATGCAAAATCGCCGGTTCAGAAAATCCGCGATCCAAAATCCAGAAATCGTATCGTATTTGGATGGCACACATATTGCTGCTGTTCCTTTCCAGTCTGGGCCAACGGTTCTATATCGCAAAAACTAGCAAAGAAAGGAGGGGTGAGAAGGTATGAAAATTTTGGTACCGGTGGACAATTCTGAGTTTGCCTTAAAGGCGCTCGACAAGGCTATTGACCTGGCGAAGCAACAAGGAGCGGAATTGACCGTAATGTCTGTTGCCCTGGAGTTCCAGGATGTGGAGGAGATTCCCGTCAGCTATGCCGGAAAATTCAAGGACCAAGCAACAAGGGCAGTGAATAAGGCCAGCGAAGTAGTTGAAAATGCGGGGCTTAAACCACAAACCCGGGTTGAGATAGGGGCGTCTCCAGCAGACAACATTGTCAAATATGCTGAGGAAGCCAAGACAGATCTCATTGTAATGGGGCACCGGGGCATGGCAGGACTCGGGCGTTTCTTGTTAGGGAGCGTGGCCGGAAGGGTAGCGGCCCACGCGCCATGTTCGGTCCTGGTGGTACGGTAACTTGCAAGCGGCCTAGCCGCGTTGTACAAAATCGCAAAGCGATTCTATGAAAGGAGGTATTCCTAATGAGAGCGTTTTTTTACAGAGCGTTTGCCTTTTTAACCATGGCCTATCTCTTGATCCCGGAGCCGGTCTGGGCCGCTGAAAAGGGGAAACTTCTGGTCCATGTGTGTGATACTCGTGGTCTTGCAGGCATTTATCTCTATTTTGGCAACATGTATAATACAAATCTCTTGATGTTTGGCATCTGGACGGTCGTTGTTCTCACGGCCATGGGGTCGGCCTTAGGGTTCGGTATGGACGTACTCATGTCACGGACAGGGCTTGACCTGACGTCCCGTGAATTGGAGGAATAAGACCGCGCAGCTTAAAGATTCTGTGTGGGTAGTCGTCAAGGGTTTGCGGTTGGACAGCTCGTTACGGAAATCGTCGGTCGGCTTAGGAATGTGCTCTACCATATTTGAGCCGAAGCCTATCCCACGTCGGACGAAACGAGTCGCGAAACCGATGGACGTTAGACGTTACCCTCATGATACAAAGAAAGGAGGCTTAACTCATGGAAACAGCGTGGTATTTGATGTACATGCCCATTTCGGGCATCGATATTTTTTGGCCCGGCCTTGTCCTCATAGGATTCGCCGTAGGCGTTATCGGCGGGTTCTTTGGTATGGGGGGCGCTTGGCTGGTGACCCCGGCGCTAAATATCCTGGGCTTTCCCATGGCCTTTGCCATTGGAACGGATATCGCTCATATTGCCGGAAAATCGATGATTGCAACCGTCCGGCACGCTAAGTTCGGCAACGTGGATGTCCCCCTCGGACTCGCCATGCTCGTCTTCACCATGTTAGGAATTGAGATCGGGGCGAGGCTCGTCATGTACCTGGAGGCAATCGGGTTTGTCGGACCTGTGGTGCGGTGGGTCTATGTTGGTTTTCTGCTCGTCATCTTTTTTATGACTCTCAAGGATATTCTCGGCAAGCGCAAGATAGAAAGGGAAGCCAAGGAAGGTGAAGACGTCAAGATGAGGCGCGGGATCGAGTGGTACAAGACCTTTCACAAGATCAACATACCCCCGATGATAAATTTCAAGGCGGCAGGATTCCGTTGTTCCCTGTGGCTGCCTGGTCTAGTCGGTTTTGTCACCGGTGTGCTGGCAGGGTTCCTCGGCATTGGTGGCGGTATGCTCCGTATGCCGGCCCTGATCTACTTTGTCGGTTGTCCCACGCATCTAGCTGTCGGCACAGACCTCTTTGAGGTGATGATCTCAGGGCTGTACGGGGCCTTTACTTACACGCTCAAGGGGCGGATCGAGCTGATCGCAGTGGTTGTCATGCTCTGCGGTGCTGCCATAGGCGCCCAGATAGGCACGGTCGCCACCAAATACAGCAAGGGACTCGGGATCATATTCTGGTTCATGGTCTGCATCGTGGTCTGCATGACCTCTATTATCCTCAAGCAGTTTGGCCAGCCGATGATCGCCGGGATTCTGATTCTGGGCGTGGTGGCCTGGGTGTGTTTAGTTATTCTGAGGATCTGCCTTAAGGGCGCTTTCGCAGAGCTCAGAGCAAAGAAGGCCGCAGGCGCATAAAGAGGTTTGGCGCACGTTAAAGAAAGGAGGTAAACCATAAAATGTCAAAGAACAAGCTGTTAGCCACAGTGTTTACCGTAGCCCTGGCGATTGCATTAATAGCACCTGCTGCAATGGCCGCAGAAGTTGTACAGGGAAAATGCGTGGCAATAGACAAAGAGAACAAGACGTATACTATTGACCTGTACGACAAGACCAAGGACAAGGACAATCCTTTCGGAAAGTCCACAGGCGAGGCCTTGATAGTCAACTATTCCAAGAGCCTGATTGGTAAGGATCCGGAAGTCGGAAATATACTCAGGATCGCTTACGATGTCGAGGGGACGGAGAACATGGCCATAAGGGTGATGAACGTAACAAAACAGGATATTATGAAGAAATAGTGAGCACAGGCGGAGTGGGGGCAGCTTGAAGTCGGGCTGCCCCCTTCGTTTTGTAGTAACCGTTCACACGGTACGCGTGCTGTCATTGCGAGGAATGAGGAACGAACGACGGAGCAATCCGATCCGAAGGGTCGTCACGAACGAAGTGAAGTGATTTCCTTATTGACGGGGATTGCTTCGCCCGAGATACTCAGGGCTCGCAACGGCTTCGCCGCACTGCTTCGCTTCGCCCTCTGGGGCGTAAGCCTCTCCGAACTGTAAGCTCTCTGAGCCGGAAGTCTACGGGCCGGAGGCCCGCAATGAGTGGCTGTATATCGCACAGTGATACAGCAGACTTTGGGAGCTGTGAACGGTTACGTTTTGTATTGCTCAAAGCAAAAGCGTTCGTTTTCCTGCTTTCAGCTTTGAGCCTTGAGCTTTCACACTTGACCTTTGAGCTCTATTCTGATAACTAGTGCTTGAACGAAAACTCCCCGAAGCACAGTTTTTCTGTCATTGCGAGGGAGTACGACCGAAGCAATCCCCTCACTCCTCGCAATGACAGTTCGGAACCAAGGGTTTTCGTTCAGGCACTAACTATCATTCAATTGACGATCAACCATCAACAATCTGCAATCGAAAAAGGGGAAGGCATGATCGGAATCCGCCCAACAAGACCTCGGCGACAACCCATGAATAGCAAACAGAAGATAGTGGTCGTCGTGATGGATATTCTTATTTTTGTCGAGCTTGCCTATAGCATCGTCCAGGCCAAGACCAACCCCGAATATATGACCCCCATCTTCTTCAAGTATTTCATTCCCATGCTCATTATCACCCTTTTCCTGGCAAGAGCCCTGGTTAAGAGATTCAGGACAGAAGGGATCGAGGCAAAACCAGGGGCTGTCAGTCCTAAGTAGACATCTCGGCCTGCTGCCCATGACACTTCAAAGAGTTTCATTCTGGATTAAGGTGGTCGGGAGATTGGCTGCCCTTGTGGGGGTGCTCGGCCTGGCCCTGGCTGTTGACGGGTTTATGGACGGGGCAGACCGGACCGCCAGGATCTATTCCGGCTATCCCGGCATGAGTCAGCCCATATCCGGAAGCTCGTCCAAACGGATAAAGTCGATAAACCAGCTTTCCTGTACCACTCCTTCCGAAGGGGTTACATTACGTTTTACCAAGGCTGAAAGCAGTGTCTGGCACCACGCCTGGTGGGGCACGCTGGAAATCGGCCCATCGGTTGAGCCGGGTAATCATACCCTGTCGGTAAAGTGCGAGGCAGAGATTCCTGAAAAAAGGGTCACCCAGTACAGGATCCGGGTTTACAAGGATATTTCTGCTTACAAAACCCACCTCAGGTCGTATATTCGCCGCCATTGGGGAGTGTCCCCGTGGTGGGTTTTCTTGGGTATCCTCCCTGTCTTGGTTTTTTCCTTTGCCCTCGTCTATCACCTTTCCGGTCGCAAACAATTGCTTATGGCTGCTTCGGGCCGCACAGAGATATACAGGATTAAACGATCAGGCGAAGATTGGTTAATCTCATTTGCCCTGGGAAGTGAGCACGGCGTCAAACAGGGTGATATAGTCCCCATTTATGCGCCGGATGGCGGTTCGGTGGGGACCGCTAAAGTACGAGATGTATTCCCAGAACATTCACTAGCCGTCGCCCCCAGATGGCAAAAGGTCAAACCGGATTATGAAGTAAGGCTTCGCCCGGGCAAATAGCAACCTGGCGTCACCTGCTTCCTTCCTGATTTAGAATGTGGTCTTTCAAGAAACTTTTCGAGAAGGTCCCCATTAATCAATATGTTCCTACCCGGACGGCCTGGTTTTCCCTTTTTCCCCAGGAGATTCGCAAGGCATACGAGGATCTCGATTTTAAAGGCCTAACCCATTTTCAGCTCAACCTTTACCGTCCGGAAGCGAAGAAGATCATGCCTGTTGCTCAAAAGATCATCCAAAGCGAGATCAAGCGCCTGGAGGACAAGGGCTGGTTGGAGAAGATGCCCATAGAATTTCCGGTAGAAGAGGTTCTTATTTCAAAACAGGTTCATGATATCCTTCTTCTGGAATACAAAGGGGCCGCGGAAGAGCGGAGAGAACGCCTCGGTTTACTTGTAGGATCGAAAAAAGGTAGGGTATCTGAAGTAAGAGACCTTGTCTTGACCGAGGAACTTGAACTAAAGGGGTTTTTTAAGGAGCGTCTCGAAAGAGGTGTAATATTGGATCTCGAGCCCTGGCAGACAATACTGGAGAATTGGCAGAAACTTTTGCCCAAACGGGCCTTTCCGATTATCGGCACCTATCACACGCACTTATTTGTC
It encodes:
- a CDS encoding sigma 54-interacting transcriptional regulator; this translates as MGTLHHDYGQFPLSLMRHGFKTWRLRTKLLVALIPSVVVILILTGYITLWFSSKFLDEAVKESLQIKTVALARDFEILLGQCKENLLDVAQRPITRSRFHSLLKSRRNISGVPYSELGFISQNGQDHVYVAAVGDDICSVRAEHVAMISPSPLTLAYHVSQLKNGEVWISDVIDVVYPFGLGDRDANKEPAKIIRFVTPYYDENGSKAGVLLLSVDARQLLKILSQISSPQSPLFARTGGSPPIYGYLFDKEGSILFHSEETPGNLKKLPADPGAPQIEEAMVEKPGFGFRFRPSSLDKDYWHIVKDVRSGRHGSVRMIDLGEYRNPSSTLHFHGYAPIHFNIAPDRKPIVFGGVVLVDRSNLTIWAGYKQIDVMFLVTVLTIIVISILIVGLSRIITRPILDLAAAVNHIQQTGKLQEITLSKYDDETSGLQRAINRMVLTLKKQMEEIRLKDEMIKKESEREKARLEEEVNALRRRLEPHDIEEIIGFGQTIDALKGNILRAASVDADVLIVGETGTGKQLTAEAIHKHSALAEKPFISINCGALDENLLLDSLFGHVKGAFTEARVDRKGAFLAANGGTLFLDEIGAASLRVQQSLLRAISMRKIKPLGSDEETEVNTRLITATNVDLRKLIRKGIFREDLYYRLEVLTIRTPSLRDHKENIPVLVEDFLNQAGRLMNRKDIGITKGALEKMKNYHWPGNVRELMNCVTRAVAMAEGELIHVDDIRLGGVEEFRFPGKNVVGYHSQPVRPEPPTQNSEVFPPDLNVRQKKAFPFIVRKGEITRSEYQAAVGNNLPSRTALYDLRDFVERGLLKKTGRGPATRYYLANLPDSAK
- a CDS encoding universal stress protein; its protein translation is MKILVPVDNSEFALKALDKAIDLAKQQGAELTVMSVALEFQDVEEIPVSYAGKFKDQATRAVNKASEVVENAGLKPQTRVEIGASPADNIVKYAEEAKTDLIVMGHRGMAGLGRFLLGSVAGRVAAHAPCSVLVVR
- a CDS encoding sulfite exporter TauE/SafE family protein: METAWYLMYMPISGIDIFWPGLVLIGFAVGVIGGFFGMGGAWLVTPALNILGFPMAFAIGTDIAHIAGKSMIATVRHAKFGNVDVPLGLAMLVFTMLGIEIGARLVMYLEAIGFVGPVVRWVYVGFLLVIFFMTLKDILGKRKIEREAKEGEDVKMRRGIEWYKTFHKINIPPMINFKAAGFRCSLWLPGLVGFVTGVLAGFLGIGGGMLRMPALIYFVGCPTHLAVGTDLFEVMISGLYGAFTYTLKGRIELIAVVVMLCGAAIGAQIGTVATKYSKGLGIIFWFMVCIVVCMTSIILKQFGQPMIAGILILGVVAWVCLVILRICLKGAFAELRAKKAAGA